Below is a window of Humulus lupulus chromosome 2, drHumLupu1.1, whole genome shotgun sequence DNA.
atggatcccagttctcctccactatattcctcctcactccttttggtctacttggcagagttggagcaatcagagctatctccccatggtaataccaaattgtgtaactcttgtcgatcccattgaaatataagtgttctttaatctttttaagatccatctttttaacatttccacacttaagacatggacaataagtaaaatttgggtctttcacgttttccgaacaaaaccttaagaacaaatcgaccccgttcctatattccgcagataacctattcactgacatccactgtttatccatatattctcctatgtctatggaaaagaaaagaaacaacactaaataagcacgtgataaagttgtatgtctatataaaactaattttttattatcctagataaaatcgggcagcatttcccctataatagtgacctaaccatctgcatgtgaatatcaaaacaaacaattcaaacaacatacaataagtttcttccttatagaatgtctatataaaactaattgtttattatcctagataaaatcgggcagcatttcccctataatagtgacctaaccatctgcatgtgaatagcaaaacaaacaattcaaacaacatacaataagtttcttccttatagctccgcagcacacagtcaaatttatcagaacctacttcactaatgcacacaagttctcaaccttccgttatcaccgcagcacacaattttaatctcagaacctacttcactatggatgaatatttaagatattcaaactcctctaacatttgtttaataatattaaaagtagaagtaagagaatatatatgtacctcttgcaatctttaatccaaaagttagcaaagttacttcacttaataatcaaattcgctattaaatccacaaaccaataaaattaaattaataaataataaataaaacatcactaaatatctagcaatatataacgtattattgtaattttagaaacttaattacctcaaatgtgtgattgatattggaattttgatgcaaaatactctctaaaatctcaccacaaaaatcacaacctatgaaattaaattaattaatatgttaaacattactaaacaaatatcactaaatatctaataatagtaaatgatattggtaaacaaataaaaaaaatcccaatgtgccgctaattataacctcaacaaaaaatcaatataaaatttcataacctaaaaacttaataataaacaaaaacataaaaattttcatatatttctattttataaattatttaataaatttattttaacataactatatatataacaaaatagttacaatttaaaaaaaaaaaattcaaatatacaaaaatatatctaaatttcgaaataaaaaatgataaaaatttaaaaaaatcatgaacatatatactctaatgaaatctatacaatgtaataggttaaattaaaaaaaaactaaaaaatcataaatccctaaaaacttccatggaaaaaccataaaaacatacaatgtatatagaaaaatgcataaaaatgtaaaactaacacaaaatcatgtgtattactcatcctaatgcaaaacctatgatttatttacaaaataattaactaaaaatcaataaaataaaataaaaacatacctTAGAACCCTAAAATAACGCAGCCCCAATTCTCTCCTCTGGTTTGCATGCTCTCGGGTTGGTGATATGTGAGGAAGACAAAGCACATTTGGTCATATATGAAGggagcacatccaacgtctcccactgggacacgtgtcccacgtctcctagtgggagacgttggatgtacccataaacactaccccagcctatttccaacgtcttccaccattttcaatgtcttctaattgtagccattaatatacactttcaatgtcttacaccattagacatttaaaacccctgataagttttaatgtcttacaccaatggtgtaagacattgtagggagtcattgtatatcaaatttgttgtagtgattcAAGCTCTCTTAGGGTTTTCAGGCAGCGTTTTTGCTCACACTGAAATCTAGAAATCAGATCCATTACAAAatgtgccctagccctatttatagatgagTGGGGGAAATTAAGCTACTAAATATGAGAGCTAATTACAATCATCCTCTCTTAATGAgagtttaattttaaaataaacgaCATTCTGCTAATAAATGAGTTGGTGGGCCCAATAGGAGAAATTCTAACCCACTACTTTATTGGAGAAAACATTGGGTAACTCCACGTTTTCCATGTCAGGCGGTATCGTGAGATAATTTCTTTGCTGCTTGTACGGAATCGACACCACGATTTATATGACAGGTGACAGAAAGCTGCTTGTGGTACAAAATCATTGTGTTTGACACCTGTCAATCATCCTCTAGGTCTGGAGAAAACCTCTCATGTGCCTGGAGGGGAAGTTGTGATATTAGTGATGTCGCTATGAGGCTAGGAGCCTTATCTTTTGATAAGATCCTCGGGTGGTAACGTTCACCTGATGACTTAATCTTCCCTTGGTGGTGGACCATGACGTGGGCTAGCTCTTACCTGACGTGCGCGGATCCATAAAACGACTCTAGAGAACGTTAACTACTTCCGCAGAGTTCCAATTACCTTTAATCATTGCCACATGTCACTTGATATACACGGACAACACACATAAATTGTAGAATTTAATCATGATGAAAGAGTTATTTTGGACCTTTTTTTATCGTAAAATACTCAATTCCCTCATTTTCATCATTCGCAGATTAAGTTTTAGCTAAAGTACGATTTTAAGATAAAAAATGccaataaaaaaactaaaaattgttATCAGTAAAATAAAAATTTCCACATTCTATTAGTGTTTAAAAATGCTGTCACACTTTtgccaaaaagaaaaagaaaaaaaaaacaaaataaaaatctgACTTTTAAGTTAAATGTACAACTGTAATGATTTGCCTTATTTTTGTTAGTATTTTTTGGGCAAGAGGTGATTAATCTTTTGAATACTTTACTTTTTTTTACCAGAAATCACACTGCCAAAATATGACATTCTAAGGTATAAGAAGCGTTCTTACCTTGCTTGTAGTTACTGCTGAGAACCATGTCAAGTAGCAATTCTCTCGAACGAGAAATATCAGAGCATACTGAATTATTAGATGAAAATAGCAGCAATACCTCTAGTAAAGAGACATATAATGCTACCAACGATTTGCGAGTTGCTGTCACTACTTATGCCTCTGCTTTTAGATTCATTAATTACGTGAAAAAAAGGAGCTACGAAGAAATTGTGTGTTCTTCCAATGACACTGTCGTTGATTTTGGAAAGTTTGAGATTAGTCAAGAGGCTCTCAACAAACTCATTGAAGACAAAGATCGTGCCCATCTTGAAGATTTAGGAGGTGTTGATGGTATAGCTAGAGCTCTCAGAAGTGATTACTCAATGGAATTCATGACGTGGAAGAAGACATTGCTCTTAGACGTGGAGTTTTCCGTGTTAACACTCCTGAGAATCCACCTAGAAAAACTTTCCTCCAATTTTTGTGGCGAGCCTTGCTAAAATTCAAAATCCTTATTCTCATAATTTGTGGCTCAGTCTCTCTTGGTTTAGGAATTAAAGTAGATGGGCCGAAAAAAGGTTCGAAAGATGGTGCAAGCATAATGGTCGGAGTTTTTGTGGCTGTTATATTTATTGCCATTAGCGATTATTGGCATGCCAAAGTATTCCAGAAGTTACTAGAGGATggttataaaattaatattgaaGTTGTGAGAGGTGGAAGTAGCCAGAAAATTGCAGTTGCTGACATTGTAGTTGGAGATGTTGTTCGTTTAAGTTACGGGGATACAGTTCCAGCCAATGGATTGTTAATAGAGTCGTCCTCTTTAAACTTAGAGGGCCGCAAAACTAACTGCTCCAAAGAAGATAAGGATGACCCTGTGGAGTTGGATGTGATAAATAatgacatctttatgttttctgGCACTAAAGTAGTTGATggttctgcttggatgcttgttACTTCAGTTGGCATGAATGCAAGGCGGGAACAAAAAGAAAATATCATCCACCACAAATCGACAGAAACACCATCTTTAGAAGCTGGACTCGAAGGTCTGGATTCAGCAACAGATTGGATTGGTTATATATTGACTATTGTAGGTTTTATATTTGCTGTTTCCAGAGGTTTATCCTTTACAACCACGGACGAGAACAGACTCAAAAAACAAGCGACCGGTATGGCCAAAGCAAATAAAATAGTGGGCATTGTGGTGACATTAATAACATCTGCAGTGAATATTACAGATCCTTTGCGACTCTAATACAGTAAAATTAAGCACTCTTCGAGTCAGTGCAAAACTCCCAGTAGCTAAAAGCTTTGATTTCTCAATAATAATTCCCATTGTCTCAATACAATTAACATATACCCAAACGATTAACAGAATCAGAAATTACAAGAAATCTGAACAATTCCTCACTCCTCTCCAAGGCCTCACTGCCGCTCCATCCTAACAAACTCGTCCAGCCATCGAGGTCTCACTCGCTTTCTTCTCTCACGCACCCGCTGCTCTTCAATGGGTTCGTTTTCTCCTGAAGGGTCCTTCGACTGTTCGTGTACTTCACTGCCCTCTCCTTCTCGTATTGTGGCTTGATCTATCCATTCCTGGGCTTTGTCTTTTAGCAACCGTTCATTCAGTGCTATTGGGCTGTGCTTTTGGGCCGCAACCACCTGGGCTTGCTGAGAGCCCGTAATACTACTCCCCTCCTCGAATTGGACCTTGTTCGCAAGGTCCGGCAAGTTATAGATTTGACAAAAAGAATCAAAATCTTCCCAGGTTGCTTCTTCCAACATGCTCAACGACCACTGGACTAACACTTGTTTTGTTGGGTGACCCTGCTTTACTATGATGCGAGATGACAAGATGGCCACAGGTAGCATGAGTGGATTATTAGCTATAGCTAATTCGGGCAAGGGGTAACACTGTTGTGGGGAAGCACCATAATATTTCTTGAGCAAGGAGACATGAAATGTAGGGTGAATGCGGCTTGTTGGCGGCAGTCCGAGCTTGTATGCCACGGTTCCGATTCTGGCGAGGATGGGAAATGGCCCAAAGTATCGACGAGAGAGTTTAGGATTCAAACGTTTAGCAACGGTTGACTATCGGTATGGCTGTAGTTTAACCAACACAAGTTCCCCCACTGTAAACTCAACGTCCTTCCTCTTCTTGTTTGCCTGCTGCCTCATTCTAAGTTGTGCTTGCTGTAGTTTCTGTTTTAAAGTGATCAAAATTTCATCCCGAGTTAAGAGATCTTCTTCCACCGCATGAATTGTTGTTGCCCCGCGTGTATAAGCTGGGATGGACGGAGGAAGTCTGCCGTATACCGCCTGAAACGGAGTCATGTCAATGGATGAATGGTGACTGGTATTGTAGTGATACTCTGCCCATGACAAGAACTTGCTCCATTTTTTTGGAAAATCAGCCGTAAACGCCCGCAAATATTGCTCCACATACCTGTTCGTCACTTCAGTTTGGCCATCTGTTTCGGGATCGTATGCGGAACTCATCTTGAGTTTGGTGCCCATCAACTCAAATAATTTTGTCCAAAAAGAGCTTGTAAACTCCGGGTCTCGGTCAGAAACAATTGTCCGGGGCAGTCCATGTAGTTTAATAACCATGTGAGTGAAAAGTTCAGCGACTGTGGTGGCTGAATAATTGTTAGGCAGCGCTCCAAAGTGGGCATATTTTGTCAACCTATCGATGACCACCAAAATATTCGTAAGTCCACATGAGTTGGGCAAACCCACAATAAAGTCCATCGCCAAGTCTTCCCAAACTCGCTCCGGAATCGGTAGCGGTTGCAGCAGGCCATAGGGGGCTGTCGTTGAATACTTCACTGTTTGGCACACCGAACATGAACGAACAAACTGTTTGACATCCTTTCTCATGCCTTTCCAGTAAAAATTGGCCCCTAAACGCACATAAGTTCGTGTAACTCCTGCATGACCCCCAACTGGTGAAGCATGAAATTCTAACAGCAACTTTGTTTTTAGATTCGAGTGGATACTGACCATAATCTTATGATGAAAACGCAGCAAGCCTTCGTGGACTGAATAGACCGTTGTATCCAATTTTCCCTGCTGAAAGTCACTGTGTAATAAGTGAAGATCCGGGCAAGTTGTGTTCTCTTGCCGTAGTTCCTCCAAAAAATCGAAGCACCCTGTACTTACAGCCATTTGCAACAACGAAGGAGCACCTTCGTATTTTCTGGATAATGCATCTGCCACTGTATTTTCTCGGCCAGTTTTGTATTCAATGGTGAAAGTAAAACCCAGCAACTTGCGCAGAAAGTGTTGTTGTTCAGGCGTTTGTATCACTTGTGTCCACAACTCCTTGAGACTTCTATGATCTGTGCGAATAATGAAAGGTCTGCCCAACAGATATTGGCGCCACTTTGTCACTGCCTCCATAATGGCTCTCATCTCTCTGCTGTACGTCGAAGCCCCTGCAAACTGTGGTCCCAATTTTTTTACTAAAGAATGCAATTGGGTGGCCGTTCTGCATCAAAACCCCACCGATGCCAATGTTGGAAGCATCTGTCTCCACAATAAAATCCTGGGAAAAATCTGGTAGCTGTAACACCGGTGTTGAGGTCATGGCCGCTTTGAGCTTCTCAAATGCTTGGGAGGCTTCTGAGGACCACTGGAAGCTGTCTTTCTTAAGCAAATCTGTCAGAGGCGCTGCAACAGATGCGTAATGAGCGACAAACCTGCGGTAATAGCCAGTCAAGCCTAAAAACCCACGCAGTTGTTTAACCGAAGTTGGTGTAGGCCAGTCGCACATTGCTGCTATTTTAGAAGGATCCACGCTAACTCCTTTTGCCGAGACCAAGTGACCCAGATAGTCTATAGTGGATTGAAAAAAACTGCATTTGGTAACTTTGGCATAGAAGCTATTATCCTGTAAAAGTTGTAAGACCATTCGCAAATGGAAAACATGATCTGAAATGTTACGGCTGTATATAagaatatcataaaaaaaaacgaTGACAAACCGTCGCAGAAAGGGACTGAATAGCCGATTCATTGTGGCCTAAAATGTGGATGGGGCATTTGTAAGCCCAAACGGCATCACGACGAACTCGTAGTGTCCTTCATGGGTGCGGAAGGCGGTCTTGTGGATATCTCTAGGGTCCATCCGGATTTGGTGGTAGCCTGCCCGGAGATCTAGTTTTGAGAATACCTTTGCGTGACCCAATTCATCTAATAGCTCATCGATATTCGGAATGGGAAAGCGATCTTTGATTGTTATGCCGTTGAGAGCTCGGTAATCCACACAAAACCTCCACAgaccatctttcttcttgaccAATAGGACCAGAGATGAATATGGGATGGTGCTTGGGCGTATGAAACCAAACGAAATCATCTCCTTAACCAACTGCTCCATAACGTCTTTCTGAAAGTGGGGGTATCTGTATGGCCGCACCTTCACTAGGTTCGAACCGGGTTGCAAAAAAATTCGATGGTCGATGCTTCTATATGGCGGAAGAGATGTGGGCTCGGCGAACACAGCTTGAAACTCGGTAAGAAGGCCGAAACCTTCGCTAGGAAATTGTGATTCCACGGTTTGGAGGTCTGTCAAAGCTGGCGGATCTTCCTTCTGTAATGCCATCAGTCTGTATACATCTTTAATGTCACCTTCTCTAATGAGGGCATGAAATTGTGTAAATGTAAGCTGATTTGGAGCAGCTGTTTTGGACCCCTCCAACTTAACCGTGCTGCCTTGCCACTGAAACTCCATGGTTAAGTTCTTATGGTCATGAAGACACGGTCCCAAGGATTGCAACCACTGCATTCCTAAAACAATATCCAGCCCACAAATTGGTAGAACGTACAAATCTACCACGAATTGGTGTCCCTGCATAAGCAATTCCACTCCAATACAGATCTTCGAACACACTAAGAAATTGCCATTGCCCATGTAAACTTTGAAACGAGTTGTGTCTTCCCACTTCAAAGCCAACCGCTCGGCCAAGGATGCTTGTATGATATTATTGTTGCTACCGGTGTCTATAAGGACCTCCAATGTTTCAGTGCCGTGTTTGGCCATAATACGGAAGATCCGCGGGTTCAATGAATTAGATAAAGTGTTTAGACTTACTTCAGCCTCCTCAGATTGATGCCCGTCCTGGTCTGTACTTTCAGTTTCCAAATTCGTTTCCTCCTCATCCTGAGCACACAAAATCAACATCCTATTTTTACACTTATGCCCATAACTGAATTTCTCGTCGCACGTGAAACATAATCCTTTGTCTCTGCGTTCTTTAAGTTCTGCTGGGGATAATCGCTTGATCGGTAGGGAAGGCGTACTCGCTGGGGGTTGAGAACCCGAGCCAAATGTGTTTGGATATGGGGCGATTGTTTTCGGAGCATATGTTGGCGTGGTGTGTTGCGTTGGTTGAGTGCTGTATGTTCGTGGTTGCCATCCCTGTTTGCTCATCTCCGGACGCTGACGAAAACCCAGATCATCATGGTGATCTTCGAATAGTTGAGCCTTAGCCATTGCATCGGCTAAGTCCACCGGTTTAGCAAGGAGAAGTTCCCTGCGAATTTCCAGCTTCAGACCCCACACAAAGAAGTTGAGAAACATCGCATCAGCTACCCCCGTAATACGCGGCATCAATGCTTCAAACTCAGCTCGGTACTGTGATACTCGGCCCGTCTGAGTCAATTTCGAGATACGCCCCAAAGGATCGTCGTAGATCGAAGTGCCAAAGCGCTGAACCAAAGCTTGTAAAAAAGAATCCCAATCGGTGATTGAACCCCCCTTTTCCACCCATTGAAACCAAGTGGATGGTGCTCCATCTAAATGGAAAGGGACAACAGCCAGCCTCATCTCATTGTCCACCTTATGCAAGTCAAAAAACTTAGTGATCTTGTAAATCCAGTCCTCCACGTTCGAACCGTCGAAACGTGGAACCTTCACTCTCAGAGTTTTGAGAATGGAATGCATGTCTCCGTGACTTTGCGCCACTGTGAATTGCTCACTTGACCCCTTCGTGCCGTCCCCCCGAATACTGCTAGTTCCTTCCAACGGTGGTCCATGCGGAGATGGAATGGCGGCGAAACGTTCTTCAGTCTGGGTTGCATGTTGATTCAACAGAGTGGAAAATTTCTGAAACTGTTTCTCCATTTGTTCATCTGAGTACTGCTTGAAGCTAAGCTCCATGGATTGAAGCAGAGCAGCgatttcttcattcttcatgaTGAGTAGAAGCAATGAAAGCACCACTAATACAGTAAAATTAAGCACTCTTCGAGTCAGTGCAAAACTCCCAGCAGCTAAAAGCTTTGATTTCTCAATAATAATTCCCATTGTCTCAATACAATTAACATATACCCAAACGATTAACAGAATCAGAAATTACAAGAAATCTCAACAATTCCTCACTCCTCTCCAAGGCCTCACTGCCGCTCCATCCTAACAAACTCGTCCAGCCATCGAGGTCTCACTCGCTTCCTTCTCTCACGCGCCCGCTGCTCTTCAATGGGTTCGTTTTCTCCTGAAGGGTCCTTCGACTGTTCGTGTACTTCACTGCCCTCTCCTTCTCGTATTGTGGCTTGATCTATCCATTCCTGGGCTTTGTCTTTTAGCAACCGTTCATTCAGTGCTATTGGGTTGTGCTTCTGGGCTGCAACCACCTGGGCTTGCTGAGAGCCCGTAATAGACTCACACTGACACTTACTCGTGCTTATGCAATGAAGAAATCGAAGGCTCAAAATGTAATGGTGCGTAAGCTCTCTGCTTTAGAGACTATGAGCTTTGCGACACTATTTGTATTAACAAAACAACAATTAATCAGATGAAGGTCACCGATTTTTTGCTAGGCAATGATTTCATGGTTCAAGATATGTACTCATCAATTGCTCTGGAAGTTAAAAGACTATTACAAGAAGGAATTGCTCTTAATATTCTCTCAATCAGTCCAATAGAAAAAGCAATTAACTCGTGGGCTTTGGGAGATTTGGAAATGGATAGAGAGTATATAAAGACAAATTTTAACATTCATCAAATTGAGGCCTTCACTACAGAGAAGAACGAAAATTGGATCCTTGCAAAGAGAAAGGCAGATAATAAGACAATCCAAGTACACTTGAATGGAGCAGCACAATTAATTTTACAAGTGTGTTCTTGGTACTATGATGCTTCTGGAAGTGTTAACAAAATTGATCACGATCTAAAATTGAAACTAGA
It encodes the following:
- the LOC133815294 gene encoding uncharacterized mitochondrial protein AtMg00860-like — its product is MNRLFSPFLRRFVIVFFYDILIYSRNISDHVFHLRMVLQLLQDNSFYAKVTKCSFFQSTIDYLGHLVSAKGVSVDPSKIAAMCDWPTPTSVKQLRGFLGLTGYYRRFVAHYASVAAPLTDLLKKDSFQWSSEASQAFEKLKAAMTSTPVLQLPDFSQDFIVETDASNIGIGGVLMQNGHPIAFFSKKIGTTVCRGFDVQQRDESHYGGSDKVAPISVGQTFHYSHRS
- the LOC133815295 gene encoding uncharacterized protein LOC133815295 encodes the protein MGIIIEKSKLLAAGSFALTRRVLNFTVLVVLSLLLLIMKNEEIAALLQSMELSFKQYSDEQMEKQFQKFSTLLNQHATQTEERFAAIPSPHGPPLEGTSSIRGDGTKGSSEQFTVAQSHGDMHSILKTLRVKVPRFDGSNVEDWIYKITKFFDLHKVDNEMRLAVVPFHLDGAPSTWFQWVEKGGSITDWDSFLQALVQRFGTSIYDDPLGRISKLTQTGRVSQYRAEFEALMPRITGVADAMFLNFFVWGLKLEIRRELLLAKPVDLADAMAKAQLFEDHHDDLGFRQRPEMSKQGWQPRTYSTQPTQHTTPTYAPKTIAPYPNTFGSGSQPPASTPSLPIKRLSPAELKERRDKGLCFTCDEKFSYGHKCKNRMLILCAQDEEETNLETESTDQDGHQSEEAEVSLNTLSNSLNPRIFRIMAKHGTETLEVLIDTGSNNNIIQASLAERLALKWEDTTRFKVYMGNGNFLVCSKICIGVELLMQGHQFVVDLYVLPICGLDIVLGMQWLQSLGPCLHDHKNLTMEFQWQGSTVKLEGSKTAAPNQLTFTQFHALIREGDIKDVYRLMALQKEDPPALTDLQTVESQFPSEGFGLLTEFQAVFAEPTSLPPYRSIDHRIFLQPGSNLVKVRPYRYPHFQKDVMEQLVKEMISFGFIRPSTIPYSSLVLLVKKKDGLWRFCVDYRALNGITIKDRFPIPNIDELLDELGHAKVFSKLDLRAGYHQIRMDPRDIHKTAFRTHEGHYEFVVMPFGLTNAPSTF